The following proteins come from a genomic window of Maniola jurtina chromosome 15, ilManJurt1.1, whole genome shotgun sequence:
- the LOC123872506 gene encoding uncharacterized protein LOC123872506: MKHRISIFIVLASAATVICIPPPHPAVVAVRHAEDLLPPEQRSPALRNPHLLHALQLTSLLHHGESPVFEREADSVPRREIYNILTHAGFIGRQHLRNQSPPKHPHSPHDYPPSHDSPFVFNSDALQYL; encoded by the exons ATGAAGCACAGGATATCCATTTTTATAGTCCTTGCAAGCGCAGCGACAGTGATCTGTATTCCACCTCCACACCCTGCTGTTGTGGCCGTCCGCCATGCAGAGGACCTTCTTCCACCAGAACAAAGGAGTCCTGCTCTACGCAACCCACATCTGCTCCATGCTTTACAATTAACCAGTCTTCTTCATCACGGAGAAAGCCCG gTATTTGAACGTGAGGCAGACAGCGTGCCGCGGCGAGAGATCTACAATATCCTGACGCACGCTGGCTTCATCGGGCGCCAGCACTTGAGAAATCAGTCGCCGCCCAAACATCCACACAGTCCACACGATTATCCTCCCAGTCACGACTCGCCTTTTGTATTTAATTCGGACGCTTTACAGTATTTGTGA
- the LOC123872581 gene encoding sodium channel protein Nach-like, producing MPSKFSCKAHVKDYCATCTFAGARFIADDTKHWIERLLWAVLVILSWYGSALLISSAWEAFVKSPISFGVETTYLDWETRVPSVAVCNLEAKSNKFQIYDIENKFFKSIAKFDDVIKEIIYFRGRAFSLVKYCLRENRDPLCPLSNYSYYASFILSPCPKVIANCSYNNKEFDCCEYFQPIETDMGLCYIINSIQTKNPKPYPMVNNVKHKRGVLRFKLLRSSMVYTLGEDEVPNIATLVSSTLQVLMGKLYRRELNVKNIENHPLVGQTTLEQRVCRFHHENEDGLYPQYSYSACIIRCRKLAQLKTCQCNDHFMVGATEEEHCNITGMGCLHDNSAYLTALKPQWAQRPGLVCDCLPSCNETEINVIEDVALPLQKESSKEVSYVEIILAYLPTERFKRNVVRSRLDLVVSLGGAAGLFVGASLLSFVELIFFFTVRLINNVWIEKRKQNNSVHRIRN from the exons ATGCCTTCTAAATTTTCATGTAAAGCTCATGTGAAAGATTATTGCGCCACGTGCACCTTTGCCGGGGCTCGTTTTATTGCTGATGACACCAAACACTGGATAGAAAG ATTGTTATGGGCAGTTCTTGTAATTCTATCGTGGTATGGCTCGGCTCTCCTTATAAGCTCAGCCTGGGAGGCATTCGTCAAGAGTCCCATCAGCTTCGGTGTGGAAACAACTTACCTCGATTGGGAAACCAGAGTTCCATCTGTTGCCGTTTGCAATCTAGAAGCCAAAAGCAATAAATTCCAAATTTATGATATTGaaaacaa ATTCTTTAAGAGTATCGCCAAGTTTGATGACGTAATTAAAGAAATCATCTATTTTCGCGGCCGAGCCTTTAGTCTAGTCAAATATTGTCTCCGAGAAAATCGCGATCCGCTTTGCCCCCTCTCAAACTACAGCTACTATGCCTCGTTTATACTCAGCCCTTGTCCTAAGGTTATAGCCAACTGTTCTTACAACAACAAAGAATTTGATTGCTGTGAATATTTCCAACCAATAGAAACTGATATGGGACTTTGCTACATCATCAACTCTATTCAAACTAA aaatccaaaaccatatcCAATGGTGAACAATGTCAAACACAAACGTGGAGTTCTACGATTCAAATTATTGCGTTCTTCAATG GTATACACACTGGGAGAAGATGAGGTTCCAAACATCGCGACTTTAGTATCGTCAACTCTACAAGTGTTGATGGGGAAACTATACCG TCGAGAACTTAATGTAAAAAACATTGAGAACCACCCCCTAGTGGGGCAGACGACTCTGGAGCAGCGAGTCTGCCGGTTCCACCATGAGAACGAAGATGGTCTTTACCCCCAGTACTCCTACAGCGCCTGCATTATTCGCTGCCGAAAACTGGCCCAGTTGAAAACCTGCCAATGCAATGACCACTTTATGGTCGGAgcta CTGAAGAGGAACATTGCAACATAACAGGCATGGGGTGTCTTCACGACAACTCCGCCTATCTGACTGCCCTCAAGCCTCAGTGGGCACAACGGCCGGGCCTTGTGTGCGACTGTCTACCGTCTTGTAACGAAACTGAAATTAATGTTATCGAAGATGTGGCCTTGCC ACTACAAAAGGAAAGTTCAAAGGAAGTATCCTACGTTGAAATCATacttgcatacttaccgactgAAAGATTCAAGAGAAACGTAGTCAGAAGTCGTCTTGATTTGGttg tatCACTGGGTGGTGCGGCTGGTTTGTTTGTCGGAGCCAGTTTGCTCAGCTTTGttgaattaattttctttttcaccGTTCGCCTTATCAACAACGTCTGGATCGAAAAGCGTAAACAAAACAACAGTGTGCACCGAATTAGAAACTGA